From the Oceanobacillus kimchii X50 genome, the window GCCAAGATAATGACTACTTTTGCCCAAAAAGGATCTTGTAGCCATAAAATAGGTTCAGAAATAATACCGAAATCCATCAACATGGTATTTACTGTGCCATTATTACTAAATAAATATTTAAAGATTATCGAATAAGCAACGAGTGATGTAATTGCTGGTAAGAAGATAGCTGTTCGAAATAGTCCTTTAAATTTCAAATTTTTATTATTTAACATGACTGAAATAATTAACGCAAATATAATCATTAGAGGTACTTGAATAATAAAAAAGATAACGGTATTAAATAAAGCTGTGAGAAAATTTGGATCTGTAACTAATCGAATATAGTTATCAAAACCTACATATTCTAAATTCACCCCAGGACCTGACTGAAATGATAGGAGGAAAGCTTGAATCATAGGATAAAAATAAAAGAGGCAAATCATAATTACTGCTAATATTATAAATAACCAACCTTTTTTCTTACGCGTCTTCGGTGGTAACTTCCATCTCTTTTTTCTATTAAACTTTGTATTTGTATTGGTTGACTCCATGAATTTCCACCCCTCTCTTAAAAAACGTAAGCTCTACAACATGATTACTATCTAAGCTGTCTTTCTGCTTGTTGTTGAGCTTCTTCCAATATCGCATCGAGGTCTCCGCCTCTAAGATACTGTTGCAACGAAATAGCGAGCATATCCGAAATAGCATACGTATGCATACCATAATTCACACCTGGAATCTCTTCTGCCCACTCCGAAAAATCTTCATAAATAGTTTGCCCTCCAAAGAACTCTACTTCTTCTCCATATATCCCTGCTTCGTTAGCTGGAATATATGTTCCAATTGCACCTATCTCATTAACCAGTTCACTATATAAATCAATACTTGAACCAAACGTATTGATGAGAAAATCAGCAGCCTGTTCTTTCCCAGGTATATTCAGTACGTAAAAAGATGAACCACCTGAATTAGTTGCATTCACAGATCCTTCTATACCAGGAAGTCTTGGAAATGGAACCACTGCCCAATTACCTAAGTGTGATTCTTCTGCAGTTATCGATGGCGTAAACCAATTCCCATTAGCTTGTGATATAACCAAATCATTGTTGACTGCTTCTAATAATTGACTCCACCCGGAATGGAGATTCAATAAACCTTCATCGACAAATGTCTTATATAACTCCAGAGATGTTTTTAACGATTCATTACCGGCAATATTTGGTGTTACTCCATCTTCTTCTGTTAGCCATTCCCCTGAAGATTGAATCATCATCCGAATAATTCCGAGATCATTATGGTCGTTCGTTATCAGATTTTTTCCAGTTGTCTCTTTTACATCTTTACCGATTTCGATGTACTCTTCCCATGTGATATTCTGTAGATCTTCAACAGTGTATCCGGCTTCTTCTAAGTAATCTCTTCGTACATATAATCCAGCCGATCCCGTATCAAATGGGATAGCGTAATTTTTCCCATCTTTACTTGTAGCTTGAATCTTATATGAAAGGAAATCATTCGATTCAAACTTCCCAGTCAAATCATAGAAAGCATCCGGGTATGCTTCAAGAAATGTCTGCGCCCGATAATCCTCTATTAAAACGATATTCGGAAGACCTTTTTGAGCCCCAGAACTTAAACTCGTATTTAACTTTTGAACAATATCTTCCTGAGCATTTTCAATGATATTTAACTCAAAATCAGCGTCCTTTTCCTTATGAATTTCTTCAGCTATTCCAAGAGCCTTCACATTGTAATAAGGATCCCAAGCCCATACAGTTAACGCTTCTGGTGTTTTGGATTGCGCATCTGATCCATTTCCTGAACACCCAGCTATAAAAATCGAAGTGACAACTACGATGACTAATAGAATCTTTCTCATTTTCTCCCTCCTTCTATACTTTTCATGACACAACTACCAATATTAATGCGCTTTCATAAATAAAAAAGAATATTTAAACTCTAATAAATTCGTATTCATAAACCACCGCAGCGTATTAAATAATTGTAGAGGTTAGAACATAACGATGTTTTCAAAAGATAGAGCATACTTAGAATATACATAAGAAATATACAGAGACTCCTTGGATTTAAGGCATAGATGAGAGGGAATGCAGAGTCCAGAGACTCATCAGCCGCCTTTGGATTAAGCGCAGTATATTTCTGAAGCGGGTTGTCAGACCCTTGGTTTAGGTTTTATCTTTTGATAAAATACTTTTGTCCCAACCTCTACTTGCTATCTAAAGCGATGTTACATCAATACACTTATATAAATTTAGTGGAGAAAATTGGTTTTTTGAATAGCCTTTTAAACTCAATGAAAAATGAAAATCATCGTTTTTCAATTGGTACTTATCCAATACACCTGGACCACAACTAGCTGAACCTAGCCCTTGTTGTTGATGGTCTAGGTTTAATACAATGAAATCTTCTTCTACTAAATCGGTAGTATGGCGAGCTTCTTGAATATTTTCAGTTGTATAATGATGCGCGCTAAAATTAAAGGCATCCCCTGCAATAAAAAAGCCGACCCCATTATTATCTGTTAACGATGCCCAAGTCACTTCAGATCGATTTCCATTTTCTTGTGGCACCACATAAGGCGTATACAATTCTTCCACTGTTTTGGACCAAATTCCAAAACGATTCGCTAATTTACTATCGACATAAGATTCACCAGGGCCGCGACCGTACCAATCGACAAGGTTATATCGTTTATCCAGATTCAGTTGTAGACCAATACGCGGTAAAGTCTCTGAAGCTTCCCCTACCTTTATTCCTGAGACATCAATATTCACCGTACCATCATTAAATACGTTATACGTAATCTTGGTATCAAATCCCCAACTAAATGCTGGAGGAGAAACTTTGCTACTGACGGTGATAGTAACAAAATCTTTTGCTTTGGATACTTCGTAATCAATTGAATTAAGCCTATGCTGCATCATATGAAGTCCATGATTTTTCCAATTTTTCTCTTCAATTGTCGATCCGAATTCATCTGAACCTAATTGATCATTATCTGTCGTTGCCCGCCAGAAGTTTAGTTTTGGTCCTTTTTCTAACATTTCATGGCCAGCCACTTGCCAGGAATCTAAGACTCCCGTACTTTTATTAAAAGTAATTTGAAAATGGTCACCCATCACAGTAATCGCACGACTTGATTCATCTGCTTCCACACGTAATACGCCATTACCTGTTAATTTACCTACTTCTTGCACGTCTTTTTCCTGAACAGGAAGTAAAAACTGTTGCCAAGCAACCTCATGACCAGCTTTTGCCCATTTCGTATCTTCCTTCTGGTTGAACTGGATGTTCAGCCAATAATCCGTTCTATCTTTAATGAGAGCAGGTAATGTATACGGAATCTCTACCTCTTTCATATCTCCAGCTTCAATCACTGGAAGTTCAATCGACCCAGAATCAATAATCGTATTATCTGCAACTAGTGACCAAGTAGCTGATAGATGATTTAAATTAAGGAAGTTGTAGCGATTCGTAATATGGACAATCCCATCTTTCAGATTACCCGGCTCTACTAGTACAGGTTCAATCACTTTCTTATACTCTATTAATGCAGGAGAAGGAGTTCCATCTGGCATTACCATTCCATCGATTACAAAGTTAGAGTCGTGCGGTATTTCACCAAAATCTCCACCATAGGCAAAATATTCTTCGCCATCATCATTTGTTTGACGAATTCCATGGTCTAACCATTCCCAAACAAAACCTCCCTGCAAACGATCATACTTATAAAATAAATCGAAATACTCTTTGAAACCTCCCGGCCCATTCCCCATTGCATGCGCAAATTCACATAATATATGAGGTTGTTCTAAGTCTCTCCGCTCACCTAACTTTTGCATAATTTCCACAGAAGTATACATCGTGGAAAACATGTCTGCTGCTACATGCAATTCATTTGGTTTATTATTTGTTTTATCCAATATGTGACGCGATTCCCCCTCATAAT encodes:
- a CDS encoding carbohydrate ABC transporter permease, translated to MESTNTNTKFNRKKRWKLPPKTRKKKGWLFIILAVIMICLFYFYPMIQAFLLSFQSGPGVNLEYVGFDNYIRLVTDPNFLTALFNTVIFFIIQVPLMIIFALIISVMLNNKNLKFKGLFRTAIFLPAITSLVAYSIIFKYLFSNNGTVNTMLMDFGIISEPILWLQDPFWAKVVIILAITWRWVGYNMIFYLSALQNVDESIYEAARIDGASAFQQFFRITVPMLKPIILFTSIVSTIGTLQLFDEPMNITEGGPGNATTTISQYIYNLSFEYTPDFGYAAAVSFTIVAMVVFFSIIQFRIAGDKND
- a CDS encoding ABC transporter substrate-binding protein; translation: MRKILLVIVVVTSIFIAGCSGNGSDAQSKTPEALTVWAWDPYYNVKALGIAEEIHKEKDADFELNIIENAQEDIVQKLNTSLSSGAQKGLPNIVLIEDYRAQTFLEAYPDAFYDLTGKFESNDFLSYKIQATSKDGKNYAIPFDTGSAGLYVRRDYLEEAGYTVEDLQNITWEEYIEIGKDVKETTGKNLITNDHNDLGIIRMMIQSSGEWLTEEDGVTPNIAGNESLKTSLELYKTFVDEGLLNLHSGWSQLLEAVNNDLVISQANGNWFTPSITAEESHLGNWAVVPFPRLPGIEGSVNATNSGGSSFYVLNIPGKEQAADFLINTFGSSIDLYSELVNEIGAIGTYIPANEAGIYGEEVEFFGGQTIYEDFSEWAEEIPGVNYGMHTYAISDMLAISLQQYLRGGDLDAILEEAQQQAERQLR
- a CDS encoding glycoside hydrolase family 2 TIM barrel-domain containing protein produces the protein MSQKRDYKSLSVLEKSRLKEHSYFMSYSNKVDALSYERGHSNGFLLLNGNWKFHYAESPELAPQNFYTNDYNVDEWDDLYVPSNWQMNGYGKPHYTNVQYPFPVDPPHIPSENPTGSYRRDFHISKEMLDDQIILRFEGVDSAFHVWINGEFVGYSTGSRLPSEFDIGAYVHEGKNTISVRVYQWSVGSYIEDQDMWWLSGIFRDVYLTTKPNVHVHDFFVKTILDKNYDDAELDVDAIIHSSSKNTGAYNIELELLDNTYQVIKTTAIDVNVNGKEVSNVSLKMNVTSPKKWSAEIPYLYHLLITLKDENGSVIETIPVKVGFRSVELKDGLIQVNGVPVLFKGVNRHEHHPDLGRAVPIEWMEKDIQLMKQNNINAVRTSHYPDDPKFYDLCNEYGLYVIDETDIECHGFGFSGYEHPISDNPSWQEAYVDRMKRMVERDKNHPSVIIWSLGNESGFGRNQEAMYKWTKEKDPTRLVHYEGESRHILDKTNNKPNELHVAADMFSTMYTSVEIMQKLGERRDLEQPHILCEFAHAMGNGPGGFKEYFDLFYKYDRLQGGFVWEWLDHGIRQTNDDGEEYFAYGGDFGEIPHDSNFVIDGMVMPDGTPSPALIEYKKVIEPVLVEPGNLKDGIVHITNRYNFLNLNHLSATWSLVADNTIIDSGSIELPVIEAGDMKEVEIPYTLPALIKDRTDYWLNIQFNQKEDTKWAKAGHEVAWQQFLLPVQEKDVQEVGKLTGNGVLRVEADESSRAITVMGDHFQITFNKSTGVLDSWQVAGHEMLEKGPKLNFWRATTDNDQLGSDEFGSTIEEKNWKNHGLHMMQHRLNSIDYEVSKAKDFVTITVSSKVSPPAFSWGFDTKITYNVFNDGTVNIDVSGIKVGEASETLPRIGLQLNLDKRYNLVDWYGRGPGESYVDSKLANRFGIWSKTVEELYTPYVVPQENGNRSEVTWASLTDNNGVGFFIAGDAFNFSAHHYTTENIQEARHTTDLVEEDFIVLNLDHQQQGLGSASCGPGVLDKYQLKNDDFHFSLSLKGYSKNQFSPLNLYKCIDVTSL